The Papilio machaon chromosome 24, ilPapMach1.1, whole genome shotgun sequence genome contains the following window.
acactcatcagactgtacacggaattgctttcacttGAAGCCTGTCTACATAGTGGAGAGGCACAAGAagaatagatggcgctataaaaaaaaatgtatacataactagatggcgctgtaagATTATTACCTAGCTTTCTGCAACTCGATCTGTCCCTCGAGTGTCTTGGCAAGGTAGATAACGAAGAGCTGAGAGAGTGCAACACCGAGTGCGGCAGACGCTATCATGTACAGATTGCGCTCCGCCCACAGCCGCACTATCTCGATACATCCAGACGTCCATACACGTTTGCTCGCCTCCGCTAcctacatacaaacatacatacaatattataaatacgaatgtacagatgaatggatggatatatgtttgttagtaggtatctccaaaacgtcTAAAGGGATCTTGAACTTGgcatggaagaacacataggttaggttaggtacaTTTAagagtgttttatttttaatctgcacggacggagtcgcggtccaaagttagtatattaataaaattagagtgtatgtatttaatattaaaaaaaatatatgtttcgTGGACATAATGTATTTGCGTAGGTGCTaatgaaaaatctttttttcattattatttatgtctgTTCGCAAGGCAgcatttgttccgggtaatctccaaAATGGATGGATCGATTTTAACGGGACTTTGACAGGAAGATAGCTGATGAATGCGGGCatgttataggctacttattttttaatttttaattgaggAATTCAAGGACGACTGCTATTAGTTTATATAACTTACAGGTGAATTTTGTACCCCGTAGCCACACATGATGTTGACAAGTCCCGAAGAGATGTCAGTGGCGTTGATGCAGCATGAGAAAGGTACACCGCAGCGCTCCACTGATGGAGACGAGCAATTGAAGTATTCATTCTTGGACCAATCCATGTAACCGTCAGATGTTAGACCACAACAATGGAActggaaaaaataaacattaaacagttattttttatttggtatTGTCATTGAAACTAAAAGgtttgtaccaaattttaaatcaatctatCAACGGGAAGTGggtctaattttatttattaaatttgattcaaATTAGACAGTgatctttatttttacatgCGGATTGAAAATCTTTTGCGActtcttttttcttataattaatttactaagaCAACTCGATTTGAGTATAGGGAAGAAAATAGCAAGAAACTAGGTTCtttaggaaaaataaaacgagaaaacaacaaaagaaaattgcCTTTTCATTGAGTCGCTTTTTTTGGTGGTTCGGTTCATTCTTGTTACACTACTTTAACCTTAGTTACACTGACGTTACTTCTGTGTCACATATGCATGTACCAATTAGAACGGTCAAATCAATAGACAATGAAAGGAACTTTAATTTCCTTCCCACACTTATTCTAATCGGGATACTCACATCACTCTGTGCGAAGTCAATAAAGTTCTGCAGATCAGGATCATCTCTGTATGCGTGCACCACTCGCTCCGTGAAGCTGAGCTCGAGCAGGCCGTGAAGGCTGCGAGGGAACACAAAGCCGCACACAGCGCCGCCCATCTCCACCAGGAAAAGTATCAGCAGGCATAGAGAGTACTGGAAACAGAGTACAGTTAAGGATTATTTACTGTACTCGTACACAGATTTTATTCGTTCTAAAACTGCAAActgtcataatattatttgttttgctACATTATGGATcggaaattaattttcttgtcctacaaaaaaaaaaatatattcaactatttaaatttaatctgcatatgtggatgtctatgggcagcggtcgctttgttATTTCGTCGAATTCAGGTAGGAGTAGAAGCAGCAGTATCGCAGACATACTTTGGTCTACTTTTTTAAGGTTAGTAGGGTAGTTTTAACCTCTTCAGAGAAAAGACTGTATAATCATTTCAGTCACATTATCCTGTGATATTCTAATATGTTACACCAAAGATTTGACTCCCTTTTTACCtgcgttaaaaaataaatatacgttaaaaatacttacaaacTTCAACAAGCAGGTATTCTCGCGCAGAGCACCAACACAGCCAGCAAAGCTGACAATGAAGACCACACCACCAAGTAATGCGATCAGCAGACTTATATTCAACATTACATCGTAAATTGTGTCCAACTGGAACATACATTGTTAAGTTAGAGTTTTCAATGacgaaaaacttgtacaaacACATATCGACGTCCCCATCGAATAATCCTGTAATGCACTCTTACCGGGTTCTTGCTTTTCCATCGAATTCGGCATCTAAAGGTCCtaattgtgattttttaaatttttttttaaatgtaaattacggagataaaaagtcattattgaaacagattttttttcccggtataattatttttcctcCATAGCACATAATACGCCCggaataaatgaatgaaaattaaataaaatgtagctataaaaaatagttttgttttggtatctaaaaagtagtgatgcaacggatgtctgtttccgtttccgcaagtgcggaag
Protein-coding sequences here:
- the LOC106720589 gene encoding tetraspanin-33, which produces MHRRRGPNFTYVSGCVKYMIFVLNFVFWLFGGLMIAIGLYAFIDKWQATGLIKLDTIYDVMLNISLLIALLGGVVFIVSFAGCVGALRENTCLLKFYSLCLLILFLVEMGGAVCGFVFPRSLHGLLELSFTERVVHAYRDDPDLQNFIDFAQSDFHCCGLTSDGYMDWSKNEYFNCSSPSVERCGVPFSCCINATDISSGLVNIMCGYGVQNSPVAEASKRVWTSGCIEIVRLWAERNLYMIASAALGVALSQLFVIYLAKTLEGQIELQKARWQT